The genomic stretch ACAGTTTAAGCGTGTCGGATGTATAAAGTCTTATCCTGCTGTTGCTTCACAGTACAGGAAGTGCAGCCAACTTGATGAACCATTTTGTTATATTCCATCACGTTTCAAAGCCAAAGATTAGCGAGCATTGGCTCCATTCGAAATGAAGAACTTTAACATTATTTCactaacacaaaaaaaaaattgctttTTTGACAAAATCAAACCAGTATATACCTCATGTCCAATGATAGTAGCAACCTCAGCATCCGTCTTAAAATTATTAAGCAATCCAGTAAACACAACAATCTTCCCACCAGGCATACAAAAAGCATTGACAACCGGCTCATTAACCACCAAAACCTCCCACTTCATCCCTTCCAAATGCGCGGTACTCACTTTAGCACCACTCTTCCCACCTTCCTTCCTACTATCCTTAACCCAACTATCATCCAAGACCTCATCCTGCTTACGCCAATCCCCATCCACTCCTCCCTCAGGCGCCCCGCTCAATGCCTTCAAAGTCTCCTCACCTCCATCAATCTCAACCCTTCCAACACTTTCCGAAGCGTACCCGGGATCACTCCAAACCCTCTCATGACTCAACCCTCTTTGCAATGCCTCAATTATATCCTTAGCTATCAACCTAACCCTAACACTTTCAGGGTGAATTGCAGGTAATATTTTACCCTTAAATGATTTTTTCATCTCATTAAATTGATGTTCACCAATTTGTCTCTCAAGTGATCTTGATAATAACACAAAATGCTTTCTTTTTGTGTAAGGGATAACCTCAGAATTACCAAAATATACAGTAATTCCTGCACCAGtgcctaaaacaattataataaacATATTTCTAGGGTTTTGAATCCACTTTTTATACCCTCTTGGCTTAAAATGATAAACTTGGTTTCTATCAACATAATAATTTCTCCTAAAAACACCAGAAAATAAGCTATTTTGATTCAATTTAATCCCATTACTATtactaaaccctaattttgaagaAATTGAAGGAGACCCAAAAACACTAAAAGATTTATGCTTATTATTACAACAAGAAGAAGAATTATTGGGATTAATTCTAGGGTTAGGGGGATGAATTGGGTTTCTGGGAATTAACTTGGAAGACGAGTTTTTGAATGAATTGTAAACAAACCTTGATCTTTGGTACCAACTCATGATTTTTTAAAAGAAAGATGCAATCTTTGATGTAAGAATGCAATAATTGATGGAAAAGATGTTACCTTTGATTGAAATTCTTTGATTTAAGGATTATTTAGAAACTGGGTACACAAAAAAAATGTGATTTTTTTTTGTGGGGTGAATTTTTTTAGGGATTGTTCATAATTGGGTTAGGAAAAAGGGTGTTTTTTTCTTGAATTAAAGTTTGTCAATGTCTATAATAGTGAAATTAATTTGAATCTAGGTTTAAATAAGAAGCGTCCGGAAGATTGAAGATTTTGAAGCATATGTAGAAGTGGTGGAAGAAAGGAGAACGCTCAGATTTCTGCTTTCGTATGGTATGATGTATGAGTTGTTTAGTTGTTGCAAAACATGAGTTGTGTGCAAAACTTGTGTCCTTCTCTACTTTGGCCCCTTTCCTTTTGGAGTTAACTTGTagcttattttttttaatttgagGGGAAAAGCCTAAAGACTTACTGCATTAATGAAAGATAAAAAATAACAACAATGTTCGCAATTGGAGGAAGATCATCCGACAACTCGACTCTACCAAGAACCCTAGGTGTAATATGCGCTAAAGAATGTGCTACGCTATTGTTCTCACGACAAGTATAAGACCAAGAAATAATAGTAAAGAAATTACATAACTCAAAAATATCAGCTAAAACTAAATGCAAAATGCTCCTTCCCGCGGCTTTCCTTTTCAGCTCCTCGATGACAAACAAGCAGTCACTTTCCACCACAATTCTAGAATGGCCCTTCCGCTTCGCTTCCCAAACACCTTCAAGAATTGCAACCGCCTCCGCCACCCGTGGATCCCAAACCTGTTCCTGCATAACCGAGACCCCCCCCCCCCACAGCACCGAACCTTTCTCATCCCGACATACCATACCTAGACTCACCCCAACTCCCTCCTTAACCCCCGCATCAACATTCACTTTCACCATCCCTTCCTACGGTGCACTCCATCCCCTCTTTGCCGGTAGCTCCTCTCGTCTCCCATTCCCTTCCCTCGGCTTAGGCATAAAAAAACCGCCCCCCTCAATCTCTTCCCGGACCTTCGTAGCACGCCTGATAACCCGGTAAAGATCCGCCACCATCGACTCAAAAATCACTTTGTTCCAGTGCTCCCACAAAGCCCAACACCCTACCATAAATAAAGCATGCTCCCGGCACCCAAACTCCCTCCAACGTGCTTCCACCCAGTCCCGCACTCCTCCACCTCTCTCCCCTTCCTCATCCTCCAAACCCAGCCCCTCCTAAACCCTTTTAGCTATCGGACAGTCACGAAATAAATGTAGACTTGACTCTAAACAAGAATTACAACAACATAAAGAAGTCTCACCTCGAACTCGGGACGCAATGTTTGCACTCGTTGCCAAAGCCTCGCTGCACAGTTGCCAAAAGAAGAGCTTCACTCGGGGCTATACCGGGACTTTCCAGAGCCTATTCCACAACCACTCCTCCTTCTCCCACTCCGACGCTCCACCCATCTCCAACGCCTCCCTATCCCCTACTAGCCGACGATACGCCGATTTAACTGAGTACAACCCATCCTTCTCCGCCACCCAATACCACTCATCACGAGGCCTATTCGCACTCACACGAATATTACTAATGCGGTCTCGCTCGAAAGGCAAGAACAACGAATGCAGCAAAACCTACCGCCACCTCCCACATTCGGTTCTAAAAGATTAGCATCCAACATATTCTCGTACCCCTGGAGATAAGATACGTCCCGTTTGCGACCCGGGCAGCCACGCATCATACCATACCTTCGTTGTAAGACCATCCCCAATCCGTCTACGCCACCCACTTTCCAAGGCCTTCTTAGCTTCCAAAATGCCCCTCCACGTATAGCTCGGACAATTCCCCAAAGTAGCAAACATAACATCACTCCCCGGGTAATATTTCGCCCGCATCAACCTCGACCAAAGCCCCTCAGTTTCCGTCATTAGTCGTCATACTTGTTTCCCCAACAAAGCgagattaaacatgtgaaaatcCTGAAACCCCATACCACCCAATCCCTTTGGTCGACATAGCTGCTTCCACGCTACCCACGAGATCCCTCTCTTCCCCTCCTCACGACCCACCAAAACCGAGTTATCATCGATCTAAGCTCGTCGCAAAAATTAATGGGAATTttaaaaatactcataacataggtagggagtgaattgaCCACTGCCTTTAAAAGAACCTCCTTACCAGCCCTAGACAAAATTTTAAGTCTATTTaattaagttcaattcagtttatTTTAAATCATTAATTTAGTAGTTTCGTTTTTTTAGATTTAATTTCAGCTTATTTAGTTTAATTCAAATTagatcttgcttatttatttataaattaaCTT from Silene latifolia isolate original U9 population chromosome 5, ASM4854445v1, whole genome shotgun sequence encodes the following:
- the LOC141656575 gene encoding mitochondrial metalloendopeptidase OMA1, whose amino-acid sequence is MSWYQRSRFVYNSFKNSSSKLIPRNPIHPPNPRINPNNSSSCCNNKHKSFSVFGSPSISSKLGFSNSNGIKLNQNSLFSGVFRRNYYVDRNQVYHFKPRGYKKWIQNPRNMFIIIVLGTGAGITVYFGNSEVIPYTKRKHFVLLSRSLERQIGEHQFNEMKKSFKGKILPAIHPESVRVRLIAKDIIEALQRGLSHERVWSDPGYASESVGRVEIDGGEETLKALSGAPEGGVDGDWRKQDEVLDDSWVKDSRKEGGKSGAKVSTAHLEGMKWEVLVVNEPVVNAFCMPGGKIVVFTGLLNNFKTDAEVATIIGHEVGHAIARHSAEQITRNMWFAILHLVLYQFITPDLVNAMSTLLLRLPFSRKMEIEADYIGLLLTASAGYDPRVAPKVYEKLGQLSGESSLRDYLSTHPSGKTRAQLLARAQVMTEALGLYREAIGGHEIEGFL